A region of Paraburkholderia largidicola DNA encodes the following proteins:
- a CDS encoding H-NS family nucleoid-associated regulatory protein, translating into MDERKRDSMIAYLRGRMAKVGIKVTDLAAALAEERRRQQSVRYRSPFGETWDGNGAMPQWLANAVSAGQSPEHFAVGKAAKQAKQERQTVDWRNDPFAGSRLATVSPR; encoded by the coding sequence ATGGACGAAAGAAAGCGTGACAGCATGATTGCCTATCTGCGCGGTCGCATGGCTAAGGTCGGCATCAAGGTGACCGACCTGGCCGCGGCACTGGCCGAAGAGCGTCGGCGGCAGCAATCGGTGCGTTATCGCAGCCCGTTCGGCGAAACGTGGGACGGCAACGGCGCGATGCCCCAGTGGCTCGCCAACGCCGTCAGCGCCGGGCAATCGCCGGAACATTTCGCCGTCGGCAAGGCGGCGAAGCAGGCCAAACAGGAACGCCAGACGGTCGACTGGCGCAACGACCCGTTCGCCGGCAGCCGCCTCGCGACGGTCAGCCCGCGCTGA
- a CDS encoding GNAT family N-acetyltransferase, whose amino-acid sequence MNQERFDYRAGILASPLEVDAAEWNALLNQQAQPTPFLRHEFLSALHATRCAVADTGWAPQFVTLTDPRTGKLAAAAPVYAKGHSYGEYVFDWAWADAYKRNGLPYYPKLLCAVPFTPVQGTRLMAADAHALRHLAATLVAFAEQADVSSLHVLFPTESEAEALTGLGMMQREGVQFHWLNDGYRDFDDFLSTLEQKKRKNIRAERRKVRDAGVTFRRILGEDISDADWRFFSKCYRQTYREHFSSPYLNLDFFRMIGASMPENLMMVTAEYEGKPIASSLVVYQRDGANAGGTLYGRYWGALEHVPCLHFETAYYQPLEFCIEQKLGVFEGGAQGEHKMARGFMPTVTRSTHWLAHPAFSDAVGHFLDNEKNHIHAYVDELREHNPFKE is encoded by the coding sequence TTGAACCAGGAACGTTTTGATTACCGCGCGGGCATTCTCGCTTCGCCGCTCGAAGTCGATGCCGCCGAATGGAATGCGCTGCTCAACCAGCAGGCGCAACCGACGCCCTTCTTGCGCCACGAATTCCTGAGCGCGCTGCACGCGACGCGATGCGCCGTCGCGGATACGGGCTGGGCGCCGCAATTCGTCACACTGACCGATCCGCGCACGGGCAAGCTCGCCGCGGCCGCGCCTGTCTACGCCAAGGGACACTCGTACGGCGAGTATGTGTTCGACTGGGCGTGGGCCGACGCGTACAAGCGCAACGGCCTGCCCTACTATCCGAAGCTGCTGTGCGCGGTGCCTTTCACGCCCGTGCAGGGCACCCGCCTCATGGCCGCCGACGCGCACGCGCTGCGCCATCTCGCCGCGACGCTCGTCGCGTTCGCGGAGCAAGCCGACGTCTCGTCACTGCACGTGCTGTTTCCGACCGAAAGCGAGGCTGAGGCGCTGACCGGTCTCGGCATGATGCAGCGCGAAGGCGTGCAGTTTCACTGGCTCAACGACGGCTACCGCGACTTCGACGATTTTCTCTCGACGCTCGAACAGAAGAAGCGCAAGAACATCCGCGCCGAGCGGCGCAAGGTGCGCGACGCGGGCGTCACGTTCCGGCGCATCCTCGGTGAAGACATCAGCGATGCCGACTGGCGCTTCTTCAGCAAGTGCTACCGGCAGACGTACCGCGAGCACTTTTCGAGTCCGTATCTGAACCTCGACTTCTTCCGGATGATCGGCGCGTCGATGCCCGAGAATCTGATGATGGTGACAGCCGAGTACGAGGGCAAGCCGATCGCAAGTTCACTCGTCGTCTATCAGCGCGACGGCGCGAACGCGGGCGGCACGCTGTACGGCCGCTACTGGGGCGCGCTCGAACACGTGCCCTGCCTGCACTTCGAAACCGCGTACTACCAGCCGCTGGAGTTCTGCATCGAGCAGAAGCTCGGCGTGTTCGAAGGCGGTGCGCAGGGCGAGCACAAGATGGCGCGCGGCTTCATGCCCACCGTCACGCGCTCGACGCACTGGCTGGCGCATCCCGCGTTCTCGGACGCTGTCGGGCACTTTCTCGACAACGAGAAGAATCATATCCACGCGTATGTCGACGAACTGCGCGAACACAATCCGTTCAAGGAATAA
- a CDS encoding NAD(+) synthase, translating into MKGNFFNLYSHRFARVAVGVPRCRVADPAFNADETLALAREAAAKGAALVAFPELGLPAYTCDDLFHQRALLDACKTALAKIVEASKTLPVALIVGMPLQVDHSLYNCAIVVARGAVLGAVPKTYLPNYGEFYEARQYTPADSAVARDIELLGQRVPFGASLLFELTDVPDFRFHVEICEDVWVPIPPSSFAALAGATVLVNLSASNVVVGKSGYRHQLVGQQSARCLAAYLYTSAGRGESSTDMAWDGQALIYENGEMLAESERFLDDSHMIFADVDLERLSHERMRQTTFGMSVQRHKDEAAKFQIVRFAIGLDTAQTLPLARKLERFPYVPADSRRRDERCNEVYNIQVQALVQRLSASNIQKVVIGVSGGLDSTHALLVCAKAMDRLKLPRTNIIGVTMPGFATSDRTLKQARELMSVVGCTAMEIDIRPSCEQMLNDLGHPYSAGEAKYDITFENVQAGERTNHLFRLANFHNGIVIGTGDLSELALGWCTYGVGDHMSHYSVNASVPKTLITHLVRWVAETGAVGKSGSDTLLNVLATEISPELVPAKSAGAIEQKTESFIGPYELQDFNLFYILRYGFSPSKVAFLALHAWRDKEQGGWPEGAHVERNEYDIAAIKRNLGIFLWRFFKTSQFKRSCVPNSPKVGSGGSLSPRGDWRAPSDSEATVWTDDLATVPDKAA; encoded by the coding sequence ATGAAAGGCAACTTCTTCAACCTGTATTCGCACCGTTTTGCGCGTGTCGCGGTGGGCGTGCCGCGCTGCCGCGTCGCCGATCCGGCCTTCAATGCCGACGAGACGCTCGCGCTCGCGCGCGAGGCCGCGGCGAAAGGCGCGGCGCTCGTCGCGTTCCCCGAACTCGGCTTGCCCGCCTATACCTGCGACGACCTCTTCCATCAGCGCGCGTTGCTCGACGCATGCAAGACAGCGCTGGCAAAGATCGTCGAGGCATCGAAGACGCTGCCCGTTGCGTTGATTGTCGGCATGCCGCTGCAGGTGGATCACAGCCTGTACAACTGCGCGATTGTCGTCGCGCGCGGTGCCGTGCTGGGCGCCGTGCCGAAGACCTATCTGCCGAACTACGGCGAGTTCTACGAGGCGCGTCAGTACACGCCCGCCGACAGCGCCGTCGCGCGCGACATCGAACTGCTCGGCCAGCGCGTGCCGTTCGGCGCGTCGCTGCTGTTCGAACTGACCGACGTGCCGGACTTCCGCTTTCACGTCGAGATCTGCGAGGACGTGTGGGTGCCCATTCCGCCGTCGTCGTTCGCGGCGCTCGCGGGCGCGACGGTGCTGGTGAATCTGTCGGCGTCGAACGTCGTGGTCGGCAAGTCCGGCTACCGGCATCAACTCGTCGGCCAGCAATCGGCGCGCTGTCTTGCGGCGTATCTGTACACATCGGCGGGACGCGGCGAGTCGTCGACGGACATGGCCTGGGACGGCCAGGCGCTGATCTACGAGAACGGCGAAATGCTCGCCGAGTCCGAACGCTTTCTCGACGACTCGCACATGATTTTTGCGGACGTCGATCTCGAACGGCTTTCGCACGAGCGCATGCGGCAGACCACGTTCGGCATGTCGGTGCAACGTCACAAGGACGAGGCGGCGAAGTTCCAGATCGTGCGCTTCGCGATCGGCCTCGATACGGCGCAAACGCTGCCGCTCGCACGCAAGCTCGAGCGCTTCCCGTACGTGCCCGCCGATTCGCGCCGCCGCGACGAGCGCTGCAACGAGGTCTACAACATTCAGGTGCAGGCGCTCGTGCAACGGCTGTCGGCGTCGAATATCCAGAAGGTCGTGATCGGCGTGTCGGGCGGGCTCGACTCGACGCACGCGCTGCTCGTCTGCGCGAAGGCGATGGACCGGCTGAAGCTGCCGCGCACCAACATCATCGGTGTGACGATGCCGGGCTTCGCGACCAGCGATCGCACGCTCAAGCAGGCGCGCGAGTTGATGAGCGTGGTGGGCTGCACCGCGATGGAAATCGATATCCGGCCTAGCTGCGAGCAGATGCTGAATGACCTCGGCCATCCGTATTCTGCGGGCGAGGCGAAGTACGACATTACCTTCGAGAACGTGCAGGCGGGCGAGCGCACGAATCATCTGTTCCGTCTCGCCAATTTCCACAACGGCATCGTGATCGGCACGGGCGATCTGAGCGAACTGGCACTCGGCTGGTGCACGTATGGCGTGGGCGATCACATGTCGCACTACAGCGTGAACGCAAGCGTGCCGAAGACGCTGATCACGCATCTGGTGCGCTGGGTCGCGGAGACGGGTGCTGTCGGTAAAAGCGGCTCGGACACGCTGCTCAACGTGCTCGCCACCGAAATCAGCCCCGAACTCGTGCCGGCCAAATCGGCGGGCGCGATCGAGCAGAAGACGGAATCGTTCATCGGGCCATACGAGCTGCAGGACTTCAATCTGTTCTACATCCTGCGCTACGGTTTCTCGCCGTCGAAAGTCGCGTTCCTCGCGCTGCACGCGTGGCGCGACAAGGAGCAGGGCGGCTGGCCGGAAGGCGCGCATGTGGAGCGCAACGAATACGATATCGCCGCGATCAAGCGCAATCTCGGCATTTTCCTGTGGCGCTTCTTCAAGACGAGCCAGTTCAAACGCAGTTGCGTGCCGAACTCGCCGAAGGTCGGCTCGGGTGGTTCGCTGTCGCCGCGTGGCGACTGGCGCGCGCCGAGCGATTCGGAAGCGACCGTCTGGACCGATGATCTCGCAACGGTTCCGGAC
- the ppa gene encoding inorganic diphosphatase, protein MSFNHVPPGKDLPQDFNVIIEIPAQSDPVKYEADKDLGLLVVDRFIGTGMRYPANYGFIPQTLSGDGDPVDVLVITPFPLLAGSVVRARALGMLQMTDESGVDAKLIAVAHDKICPMTADLKSIDDVPQYLKDQIKHFFEQYKALEKGKWVKVEGWAGIEAAHKEITEGAANYKK, encoded by the coding sequence ATGAGCTTCAATCACGTTCCCCCTGGTAAAGACCTCCCGCAAGACTTCAACGTCATCATCGAAATCCCGGCGCAAAGCGATCCGGTGAAGTACGAGGCCGACAAGGACCTGGGTCTGCTCGTCGTCGACCGTTTCATCGGCACGGGTATGCGTTATCCCGCGAACTACGGTTTCATTCCGCAGACGCTGTCGGGCGACGGCGATCCCGTCGACGTGCTGGTGATCACGCCGTTCCCGCTGCTGGCTGGCTCGGTGGTGCGCGCACGCGCACTGGGCATGCTGCAGATGACGGACGAGTCGGGCGTTGACGCCAAGCTGATCGCCGTTGCGCACGACAAGATCTGCCCGATGACGGCAGACCTGAAGTCGATCGACGACGTGCCGCAGTACCTGAAAGACCAGATCAAGCACTTCTTCGAGCAATACAAGGCGCTCGAGAAGGGCAAGTGGGTCAAGGTGGAAGGCTGGGCGGGCATCGAAGCCGCGCACAAGGAAATCACGGAAGGCGCGGCGAACTACAAGAAGTAA
- a CDS encoding GIY-YIG nuclease family protein: MPWFLYLIECSDGSVYTGIATDVQARFDKHCSGTGARYTRSRKPVRLLASFELADRSSASRAEYRVKQLTAVQKWELVSGARTLESVLPAVIEEVAADEVVAGNLAAGEPAAGNPET, translated from the coding sequence ATGCCGTGGTTTCTGTATCTGATCGAATGCTCGGACGGCAGCGTCTACACGGGCATCGCCACCGACGTCCAGGCCCGTTTCGACAAGCACTGCAGCGGCACGGGCGCGCGCTATACGCGCTCGCGCAAGCCGGTGCGGCTGCTGGCGTCGTTCGAACTGGCCGACCGTTCGAGCGCGTCGCGCGCCGAATATCGCGTCAAGCAGCTCACGGCCGTGCAGAAGTGGGAACTGGTGTCGGGCGCGCGGACGCTCGAATCCGTGTTGCCCGCCGTGATCGAGGAAGTCGCGGCCGACGAAGTAGTGGCTGGCAATCTGGCGGCTGGCGAACCAGCGGCTGGCAACCCGGAGACCTGA